Proteins encoded by one window of Nicotiana tabacum cultivar K326 chromosome 10, ASM71507v2, whole genome shotgun sequence:
- the LOC107779068 gene encoding uncharacterized protein LOC107779068 has product MFDIFFGWRKASKCKNLIKRVQCRLKLLKNKRSCIIRQLRDDLSELLRNGHYEIVTERVEQLFMDEKMVAVYDLLENYCEFIIHNLPYIRRHKDCPNDISEAVSSLIFASARLGDLPELVMIRKLFGERYGHGFETSALQLLPGNLVSHQIKDNLCTNCVSDEEKYRLVDEIARICFQQGPLLLEYRRESEELVNETSNAAADYKENGLMRLKDPNIIETEAKIVNSDYSSKSMNVIENPSISRQELLPTATSTCLSTTNNDSVHCLKNNGNKRVLDSAQPGYLSQSPISSPEHIIERHMAKTCGFTLDKNIERRDAESSTEDSAESPQQMIYLDDIQEFESVVSKDVRFQDQRLFMFKAPIVPLRLKIDTGSNFEVQIAKERPRSSRKNNKISGKRMRRRSLSIEKSFMSDTDSTMYYGDLRESSPDSKPKSQNRRRNSRKSSVEESQKSYYTFAHDSQDQPCYVKFRSTLTFVNSRCNGPMENHCSLEHPCYDWISDEKPNGESSFRVPRRRVKAAKDFSKHSLKERKQGFYQCQCSFSQDQHIIGDRLVLPPLIAKTSQDVESRRDHFVKPDTEEVWESRETCSPIMSSKSRMTDQRARNENQNPYLRAMTMPPERPKDSIIDNFLRSNSFPIQEPGNGLSENSHVHPKLPDYDEIAAKFMALKKEKLQNKC; this is encoded by the exons ATGTTTGATATATTCTTTGGGTGGAGAAAAGCTTCTAAATG TAAGAATTTGATCAAAAGGGTTCAGTGCCGGCTTAAGCTGCTGAAGAACAAGAGAAGTTGCATTATCAGGCAGCTGAGGGACGATTTATCTGAGCTACTTAGAAATGGGCATTACGAAATTGTTACTGAGAGA GTTGAACAGCTATTTATGGATGAAAAAATGGTGGCAGTGTATGACTTATTGGAGAATTACTGTGAATTTATAATCCATAACCTTCCGTATATTCGCAGACACAA GGACTGTCCCAATGATATAAGTGAAGCAGTGTCGAGTCTAATATTTGCATCAGCAAGACTTGGTGATTTGCCCGAGCTTGTGATGATTCGGAAGCTCTTTGGCGAACGTTATGGCCACGGATTTGAAACATCTGCCCTTCAATTACTCCCTGGGAATCTTGTCAGCCATCAG ATAAAGGATAATTTATGCACAAACTGTGTATCAGATGAGGAGAAATATAGATTGGTGGATGAAATTGCAAGGATTTGCTTCCAACAAGGACCTTTGCTTCTTGAATACAGACGCGAATCAGAAGAGCTG GTAAATGAAACAAGTAATGCAGCAGCTGATTACAAGGAAAATGGACTAATGAGATTAAAGGATCCCAACATTATAGAGACAGAAGCAAAGATAGTAAATTCCGATTATTCATCTAAGAGCATGAATGTTATCGAAAATCCTTCCATTTCTCGCCAAGAACTGCTTCCTACTGCAACTTCAACATGCCTTTCAACAACTAACAATGATTCAGTGCACTGCTTGAAAAACAATGGTAACAAAAGAGTTCTAGATTCTGCTCAGCCGGGCTATTTATCCCAATCCCCAATATCAAGTCCTGAACACATAATAGAAAGGCATATGGCCAAAACTTGTGGCTTTACTTTAGATAAAAATATAGAGAGAAGAGATGCAGAATCATCTACAGAAGATTCAGCTGAATCACCTCAGCAGATGATATACCTAGATGACATTCAGGAGTTTGAGTCTGTTGTGAGCAAAGACGTGAGATTCCAGGATCAGAGGCTATTCATGTTCAAAGCCCCTATTGTTCCCTTGAGACTAAAGATAGATACTGGAAGCAATTTTGAGGTGCAGATTGCAAAAGAACGACCAAGAAGCTCGAGGAAGAATAACAAGATATCTGGAAAAAGAATGAGAAGGAGATCACTTTCCATTGAGAAGAGCTTTATGTCAGACACTGATAGTACAATGTACTACGGTGACTTACGTGAGAGTTCTCCAGATAGCAAACCAAAAAGCCAAAACAGGCGAAGAAATTCCAGGAAGAGTTCTGTTGAGGAAAGTCAGAAGTCCTATTATACATTTGCACATGACAGCCAAGATCAACCTTGCTATGTCAAATTCAGAAGCACACTGACTTTTGTCAATTCGAGGTGCAATGGGCCGATGGAAAATCACTGCAGTTTGGAGCATCCATGTTATGACTGGATCAGTGATGAAAAACCTAACGGGGAATCTTCTTTTCGCGTGCCAAGGAGAAGAGTCAAAGCTGCAAAGGATTTCAGTAAGCATAGTCTAAAGGAAAGGAAACAAGGATTTTATCAATGCCAATGTTCCTTCAGCCAAGACCAACATATCATTGGCGATCGATTAGTACTTCCACCACTGATAGCAAAAACAAGTCAAGATGTTGAATCAAGGAGGGATCATTTTGTAAAGCCTGATACGGAGGAAGTATGGGAAAGCCGAGAAACTTGTTCTCCGATTATGTCCTCAAAATCAAGAATGACAGATCAAAGGGCAAGAAATGAAAATCAGAATCCTTATTTGAGGGCAATGACTATGCCTCCTGAAAGGCCTAAAGATAGCATCATAGATAACTTTCTTCGGTCAAATTCCTTTCCAATTCAGGAGCCTGGAAATGGATTGTCTGAAAATAGCCATGTCCATCCTAAGCTACCAGACTACGACGAAATAGCAGCTAAGTTCATGGCTCTCAAGAAAGAGAAACTGCAAAACAAATGCTAG